A DNA window from Ranitomeya imitator isolate aRanImi1 chromosome 2, aRanImi1.pri, whole genome shotgun sequence contains the following coding sequences:
- the LOC138665378 gene encoding glutathione S-transferase P 1, translating into MPEYTIIYFNVKGRCEAMRMLMADQGAEWKEEVVTSDTWQKGELKSKAVFGQLPAFKDGDLTLYQSNAILRHLARNHGLYGKNHREATLIDMVNDGVEDLRLKYLRLIYQNYDNGKDDYIKALATEVGHFERLLASNDGGKSFIVGGEISFADYNLVDLLHNNLVLAPDCLSGSPLLSAYVKRISSRPKLEAYLSSDAHKNRPINGNGKQ; encoded by the exons A TGCCTGAATACACAATCATTTATTTTAATGTAAAAG GTCGTTGTGAAGCCATGCGGATGCTTATGGCTGACCAAGGAGCAGAGTGGAAGGAGGAAGTTGTAACATCTGACACTTGGCAGAAGGGAGAGCTGAAGAGCAAGGCG GTGTTTGGCCAACTTCCAGCATTTAAAGACGGAGATCTAACCCTGTATCAGTCCAATGCCATTTTGCGCCATCTTGCCAGGAATCATG GTCTCTATGGAAAAAATCATCGAGAGGCAACACTCATAGACATGGTAAATGATGGGGTGGAAGACCTTCGGCTTAAATATTTACGGCTGATCTATCAGAACTAC gacaATGGGAAAGATGATTACATTAAGGCTCTGGCTACTGAAGTTGGTCACTTTGAACGTCTGCTTGCATCCAATGATGGGGGCAAGAGTTTCATTGTAGGAGGGGAG ATTTCTTTTGCTGATTATAACTTGGTGGATCTTCTGCACAACAATCTTGTCCTGGCTCCAGACTGCCTTTCAGGCTCTCCACTCCTCTCTGCCTATGTCAAGCGTATCAGCAGCCGTCCCAAACTCGAAGCCTATCTCTCCAGTGATGCCCACAAGAACAGACCAATTAATGGCAATGGCAAGCAGTGA